In a single window of the Melissococcus plutonius ATCC 35311 genome:
- the prfB gene encoding peptide chain release factor 2 (programmed frameshift), with translation MENIEIRNLLDEIDQSMNSFRRSLDLETLEMNIAEAENQMADVNFWNNAKQAQQIINETNREKEKYQQFNQLADELEELEIMYELQQVDFDEAIQTELIQRIKQLEKQLKTYELALLLNGPYDKNNAIVEFHPGAGGTESQDWGSMLLRMYMRWAESRNFQIEVLDYQAGDEAGIKSVTLLIKGYNAYGYLKSEKGVHRLVRISPFDSAKRRHTSFCSVDIMPELDETIEIDINPDDLKVDTYRASGAGGQHINKTESAVRITHIPTSTVVSSQAQRSQLKNREQAMKTLKSKLYQLEMEKKAQESAELRGEQLEIGWGSQIRSYVFHPYSMVKDHRTNMETGNVQAVMDGEIDNFIDAYLKWQLDD, from the exons ATGGAAAATATAGAAATTCGTAATTTATTAGATGAAATTGATCAATCAATGAATAGCTTTAGGAGGTCTCTT GACTTAGAAACATTAGAGATGAATATTGCAGAAGCAGAAAATCAAATGGCAGATGTAAACTTTTGGAATAATGCCAAGCAAGCACAACAAATTATTAATGAAACAAATAGAGAAAAAGAAAAATACCAGCAATTTAATCAATTGGCAGATGAATTAGAAGAATTAGAAATTATGTATGAATTGCAGCAAGTCGATTTTGATGAAGCAATCCAAACAGAACTGATACAACGGATTAAGCAGCTTGAAAAGCAATTAAAAACTTATGAATTGGCTTTGTTACTAAATGGTCCGTATGATAAAAACAATGCCATTGTTGAATTTCATCCAGGTGCAGGTGGTACAGAATCACAGGATTGGGGAAGTATGCTGCTTAGAATGTATATGCGTTGGGCAGAAAGTCGAAATTTTCAGATAGAAGTATTAGATTATCAAGCTGGCGATGAAGCTGGAATTAAGAGTGTTACTCTATTAATCAAAGGGTATAATGCCTATGGTTATTTGAAATCTGAAAAGGGTGTTCACCGTTTAGTTCGCATCTCACCATTTGATTCAGCCAAACGTAGACATACATCTTTTTGTTCTGTTGATATCATGCCGGAATTGGATGAAACAATTGAAATTGACATTAATCCAGATGATTTAAAAGTAGACACCTATCGTGCAAGTGGTGCAGGTGGGCAGCATATTAATAAAACAGAATCTGCTGTTAGAATTACCCATATACCAACGTCTACTGTGGTTTCAAGTCAGGCACAACGTTCCCAATTAAAAAATAGGGAACAAGCAATGAAGACACTTAAGTCAAAACTATATCAGTTAGAAATGGAAAAGAAAGCACAAGAGTCTGCTGAGCTTAGAGGCGAGCAACTAGAGATCGGCTGGGGCTCGCAAATTCGTTCTTATGTATTTCATCCTTATTCTATGGTAAAAGATCATCGGACAAATATGGAAACAGGTAATGTCCAAGCAGTGATGGACGGTGAAATTGATAATTTTATTGATGCTTATTTAAAATGGCAACTAGATGATTAA
- the ftsE gene encoding cell division ATP-binding protein FtsE translates to MIEMKDVTKKYSNGTTAVRNISIKIGQGEFVYIVGPSGAGKSTFIKLLYREEKASKGNLIVADHDLIKIKNSEVPYLRREIGIVFQDYKLLPRKTVYENVAYAMQVIGRKQREIKKRVMEVLDLVGLKHKVRVFPSELSGGEQQRVSIARAIVNTPKVLIADEPTGNLDPENSWEIMKLLDRINAQGTTILMATHNSTIVNTIRHRVVAIENGRIIRDQVEGEYGYDD, encoded by the coding sequence ATGATTGAAATGAAGGATGTAACAAAGAAATATTCAAATGGCACTACAGCCGTACGAAATATTTCTATAAAAATTGGCCAAGGCGAATTTGTTTATATTGTTGGTCCATCTGGTGCAGGAAAATCAACATTTATTAAATTACTATATCGTGAAGAAAAAGCATCTAAGGGCAATTTAATCGTTGCAGATCATGACTTAATTAAAATTAAAAATAGTGAAGTTCCCTATTTACGAAGAGAAATAGGTATTGTCTTTCAAGATTATAAATTACTGCCAAGAAAAACGGTGTATGAAAATGTTGCTTATGCCATGCAGGTTATTGGAAGAAAACAAAGAGAAATAAAGAAACGTGTCATGGAAGTTTTAGATCTAGTCGGTTTAAAACATAAAGTTCGAGTATTTCCAAGCGAACTTTCTGGCGGAGAGCAACAACGTGTTTCAATTGCACGAGCAATTGTCAATACACCTAAAGTGTTGATTGCAGATGAACCAACAGGAAATCTTGATCCAGAAAATTCCTGGGAAATTATGAAATTACTCGATCGTATTAATGCACAGGGAACAACTATTTTAATGGCTACACATAATAGTACAATTGTAAATACAATTCGTCATAGGGTAGTGGCGATTGAAAATGGTCGAATTATTCGTGATCAAGTGGAAGGAGAATACGGATACGATGATTAA
- the ftsX gene encoding permease-like cell division protein FtsX: MIKTFFSHIFESIKSLKRNGWMTIASASAVTITLILVGIFMSIIFNATKLARDVEGNVTVSVFIDIGTSKQDIHNLKTKLSNLPNVESISYSNKDQQLKRIQKQMGSAWNLFEGDSNPLYDVYCIQAKEPTDTKGIAKQAEKMPNVFKANYGGVSSDKIFRIAATVRTWGLAAAILLLFVAVFLISNTIRITILSRKREIHIMRLVGAKNGFIRWPFFLEGAWIGLFGAIIPVVILTIGYQQFYNIFNPQLLRSNYSLLKPENFVMKIDVLMVFIGMLIGSLGSVISMRRFLKM, translated from the coding sequence ATGATTAAAACCTTCTTTTCACATATTTTTGAAAGTATAAAAAGTTTAAAAAGAAATGGTTGGATGACAATTGCTTCAGCTAGTGCTGTAACAATTACGCTAATATTAGTTGGTATTTTTATGTCTATTATTTTTAATGCAACGAAACTAGCCAGAGATGTAGAAGGAAATGTTACGGTTTCGGTATTTATAGATATTGGTACTTCAAAACAAGACATACATAATTTAAAAACAAAATTAAGTAATCTTCCTAATGTTGAATCTATTTCTTATTCAAACAAAGATCAACAATTGAAGAGAATTCAAAAGCAAATGGGAAGTGCTTGGAATTTATTTGAGGGAGATAGTAATCCATTGTATGATGTGTATTGTATACAGGCCAAAGAGCCAACAGATACAAAGGGAATAGCCAAACAAGCAGAAAAAATGCCAAATGTTTTTAAAGCTAACTATGGCGGTGTATCTTCCGATAAAATTTTTAGAATAGCAGCAACGGTTAGAACATGGGGATTAGCTGCGGCCATATTATTATTATTTGTTGCGGTATTCTTAATTTCAAACACTATCCGTATCACAATTTTATCTCGTAAAAGAGAGATTCATATTATGCGATTGGTTGGTGCCAAAAATGGTTTTATTCGCTGGCCATTCTTTTTAGAAGGAGCTTGGATTGGATTATTTGGTGCCATTATACCTGTTGTTATTTTAACGATTGGTTATCAACAATTCTATAATATATTTAACCCACAACTTTTACGATCCAATTATTCACTATTAAAACCAGAAAACTTTGTAATGAAAATTGATGTATTGATGGTATTCATTGGTATGCTTATAGGTTCTTTAGGATCGGTCATCTCAATGAGAAGATTTTTGAAAATGTAG